Sequence from the Mytilus galloprovincialis chromosome 13, xbMytGall1.hap1.1, whole genome shotgun sequence genome:
agatagcgacaaaattccttttacaaattgttcgttacatcctcaagaatttttggctaatttggatcgaagcgattcgatgacattttataggagttatctacctttacaaaataaatttgtcggtatgtttttttatctcataaatagttaaccgtataaccctggaatgtttttatttgaggcccataggtcctaacttagaaaatgaggtcaaggtcaaaagtcaaggtcaagttctcaattgtgacttttgcttgtttttgcattttctccgacactttgaaagatacatataaaagaacaagtgcaaaatgtctgctttattgtaatgaagatatgctacatttagtcttatacaactTAATGTCATCTtttaggagttggtgcccctgaaatgtcttgatatgaggttatttgactATAACTTCAActagttcattataaaggcatttgaccttttacaaaaggttaggtgacaaatgaccttgaaaaatgactaccggaagtgaccttgagcaaaccggaagtagccttttttgcaattttttcatataaaagtactcaaaaTCCACATATTTTGTCATacagatacataaactgattactgaagactaaaaatgacttccaataaaccggaagtggccaattatctcccattctacatataaaagtatatagaaactatatatttttggaatcagtgtgaaaacgctctcatatgagaccggaagtgacattcatttctccggaagtagcatattatctcccatatatcactcattaatataattaaaccattatttatcgcatcagtatgaagaaactatcttatgaaaatttctttggtgtggaaagactttcaattgttctctgaacaattggtttttaattttaatatagtGATGTTTAAAAGACAACAACAACCTTGGGGTTCTGGTATTAACAAACAGGGACTTTTCACTAGAATGCTTAACAAGAGAAGAACAGCAGATGTGTAAATGTTgttgaagaaaagaaaatttaaaaagggtCGCCCTGactatgcatgatttttttctattgacCTCAAGCAATCAACAATTAATAAATCTATTATAACATTGCAATTTGATCACATATATTGAACTTTTATAACAATTGGTTCGGAAGAAAATTTTGGatccaatagttatcaaaggtaccaggctaatattttaatacaccagacgcgcgttttgtcttaataagactcatcagtgaatcTCAGATCacaaaagttataaagccaaacaagtacaaaaaattccaaaacaaattgccaaatacggctaaggtaatttatgcctaggtctaggataagaaaatcctcagtatttcgaaaaattcagtttgaGCTCATTTACTTATTGTAAATTAATCTACCCATGAAGTATAATTTCTGGTGAAAAGATAATACTTCATAATGAGACATTTGAAAAAGAcaagttttatttttaagatgCCGAGGTGAAGAAGGGAAAGTGCACTTAGagattttagaaataaatctATAGTCAACAACTTTTTACTCTTTACTTTTTAAACCGAAGTAGGGCATAACGAGCTCCACTACTTGTAATGCTGAGTTAGAGTCGTATGACAAAGAACGAGAACTGAAAGCATTTACAGCAATAAAAACATCATCTTTCTTTGACGGTTTAGTCATTTGTCTTTCAACTTCCGGCCATATATATCCCGGCATCCATAGCTGCCATGCCCCACCATATGGATAATTCTGCCAATAACTAATAATTCCATTTATTGGTGGTGGAATGTCTGTGAGTGGAAGTCGATATATGGAAGATAAATACTTCTGTGTAACTTTGACAATTTCTTTCCCAACGGAGAAGACCGCATCACTGTTGTCTATATTACCGTGCTCCCTTTCAATTAGTTCATTCCAGTATGGTATGTTACCATCGTTGTACATGGGTAGTAATATGGATTGTGTAGGATTAGCTCTTGATGTTCCGAAATCGTAAGTTTGCTTCAATGGGGTATCTGATATAGCATAATTGGAGTAAACTGGAGATTTTCTCCACCAAGGAAAATTGTAAGCTAGAAAAAATTTCCCAGCGCTGACATCTTTTACCGCTTTGGTAATGTATTCTCTGATATGAGGTTGATGCAAACCCTTCCAGTTCAGGCTTTCAAGTGATAATCTATTGACTGCAAGGATAACTTTTTTTGCACACTTCTTCATTAAAGGTTTGATCtgtaaacaaaacatatattagattgtttttttcatattcattatatattttgtgataaataCAAGAATAGTGTATAAATAATCAACCAATGGCAATGGTTCTGTATCAGCCATCCGTGTTGATATCAGTCACGTTGTGAAAGTCTTTATCAAAGCCCTAGCCTGTATTACGTCACGTCAcacgatttttttcaatataaaacatataaacatcCCTCAACCTTGTCCATGCACCAAACAGAGCTCTCTGAATTatgttttctacctcaggaatagattacattagctgtatttggcaaacttttaggaattattGGTcttctatgctcttcaacttcgtacgttatttggattttttaatattttttatttgagcgtcactgatgagtcttttgtagacgaaacgcgcgtctggcgttataATTAATtccaatccttgtatctatgatgagtttatttatataaattgacaaAGATAGTCAACTTATGTTCATGCTGATATCTGTTCAAAAGGAAAGTTATTAAATTGCAGTTTGTTCATTTTCTATTTGTACAAAATATCAGTGGAAGAAGGCAAAACGTTTAAGGAATTAATACACTTATAAACAATAATCTAAAAACCGAATGAACGCACTCATCGAATGCATTTGCCAGTAATTATTGTCTCGTACATTTATAAAAGAGGGTCGAAAAATACTGATGGGAATTCATACTCGTAACGACATACCATGTAAAAAATACCACAAACGACGATAAgtaaaataatagtacacaaaacacaacatagaaaactagaatAAGTTACATGAACCCtatcaaaaactggggtgatcttaAGTGTACCGGTAGAGTAaccatgtggcacccgtcttgtttCTCGTGTAAGTACTACAAACCCGTTGAGTAAAGCCTTAGTTATATAGTTACATTACTTACCCATACCCAtcttaataaaatgttatatagatctaattttaaaaatcaattacCTTTATAATACTAGTTCGTCCATTTATGGTAATCGTCGGTTCAAAGTACAAATTGTAATTACCATTTCTCATTTTCTTAATTGCTTTCAAATGGTGATTAAGCCTCGTATCGTGCCTGTCgtttaaatatataacaattaaatatttaattcagttTAGTTGcattgcattttgaagttttgaGATTTTAAAGATTGTTTTGTGCATGTTTATCTTTTTGCGTATTTCTTTTTTGATTATTCTTTGTCTTTTTACTTCTTATCTCGAAGCAAAGTTtcgtcaatctaattaaaattgaaTCTCCGTGGTCGCTCATGTTTTATGATTGTTCGCTGCATGGCAGTTATCAGTTATCTTGCTAAGTGATATTGTCTTCCGAAATtatgcaatattttattttatatttggttatttttattgatgattttttaacACTACTTTCCATGCTATTTCCTATTACAAGGCGATTAACTTTTATTGATGGAGAAAGTCGGAGTACAAAGCCACCTTCGGCCGAGCACACCTGCACATGCTgggttctacatttgaaaatgcctgtactaagtcaggaatatgacaggtctTGTCCCTTCGTTTTTGATgggttttgttatttgattttgcaatgtgattatggactttcgtAATTGATTTTcatctaagttcagtatttttgtgattttacttttttcgatcTTACAGTGTTGAAAAGCTAGTGTTCCATAAGTTGAACTTCTTAGACCAATCGGCCACCGAGGCCCGagttattattttaaaaacacaatgTTTGTCTATACAGTTAAATGGAGGAataaatatgtgtgaaataataAAATGCGAAagttaagcatttttttttgttttaactaatactttaaggtgtaataccccttattcgggcccggccagaaagcacataccagaaagtagtacatatttaacacaaaataattcctacgcatgagtgtaactttcaaaatatgtagaatatttaggtatttttggtatcaaatgaaagctgaaggactggtgatcattgaaGAACactttggacttttaattttgaatattaaaaaaactgcaccaaattttaaaaagagggtacattttgtctgtttgtcagatctgaagtacctgttttggtacatccaaagttccgggaaccagttctttcttatatgccattaaaggtatgtagatttttttcagtacaagacaccataaattgttgctttgaaatgcaatggttgtcactttatttgaactaaaaacaaaaaaggtgggcctgcttgaaacggaggaatttaacatagaaagcaatgggaccatgaattagtggtgtacttccttaagAAGTATCACCAACTGGTAAATTCGTAAAGACTTGCATAAACAAATTATATGAAGGTAGTCTaccaaaaatatttaataatacaaACGCACAATAACTGGAATGAAACATTCAGACCTCAAACAACTAAATCTAAACTGACTGAGGATACATTTTTCCGTTTCCGGAGCATCATAGTTCACTCAAAAATGTGGATTGGGTTCGTATTGCTTGGTGATTTTcggacagatttattttcatacttttcataCTTGACCATGGGGTCGTCGGTTATAAGTTCATTTGTGTATTTTAGTTGTCCTTCCTATCATTTCCCTTTTTTTTACTCACTTTCGACTCGCCCGAAGAAATGTTTCAAGTAGCTTTTCAGGTATAGAACCAAATCCTGTTGTAACTGTTGAAACTTCATCCTCTTCTTGAGAAGGTGGAGACGTAAGTACCTCTGCCGATGCACTAACGCCTAAATCTAAGAAAGATGATGTGTCTCTGATATAACTCTGTGCTTCTGGACTAAGGAATTTATGATACAACGAATTGATActgcaaaaaaaaagagaaaatgaaatgagtataataatattttttatcgaTTGTCATTGAGATGCACAGACCCGTTCCCGTTTTCATACGTATTTTCACCTTAACCAAATACATGTGTCATTTGAACTGAAGATTACAAGAGAACACGAAAAGGTCTTCTGTTTTCTCTACAATGGCAGAGTCTTTTTggataaaattttagtattcttgtCTCGTAGTGTCTTTATTCAAATGAAGAAGATACCATTAAATGCGCGTCTGGCCATGGCGTTAAAACAAActttaatcctggtttctatgatgaatttatttacaaccactgggtccaTGCCACCGAtgatggagttttaattccccgacggtatcacttctgtgctgacatgaattatcattgatatggtcatacttataaataaacagtttacaaaaattttgatttttttgaaatactacatCTTttatacctcaggaatagatcacCGTAACTCTATTTGGCAACACTTATAGGAATTTTAGTCCCCAATGCTCGTcactcgcgtctggcgtaaatacaaaatttaatcctggtatatatgatgagtttatttactaaatGTGGTCGCCATTATAATTTACACCCATCCATAAGTTCTTGTCTTAAAATAAGAATAGTAAAGATTTTTTGACAAGATTGTGAAGTTGATTCTTATCCTTATTCTTTttcattatagatatatttttttctacacgGAGGTTAAATAAGTTGTGCGTAATATGTCAGCAGACTCGAAACGGCAACACACAGTTTTTAACAATATATCGGTGTCATTATAATTTGTCACACTCTAAATTGTCCAGAGTCTCCAAAATGTGCaagtataatatatttatctattaCCAacattattgaaaattaaaaatataatacacaATAAGTAACTGTTGGAGATTTATGCCGACCTCTGGATCGTAGACGGTTGTGTTGTTAGGTTGCTATTTCATTGATGTATATCACATATTCGTATATTCTGTTAGTCagatatatgtatatgtacaatTTTCAATTCACAAAATCCATGCTTAAATTACTTTGATCTTTACACTTTTGAATTATTCAGTATTCAATCTCATTCTTTTAGTTTTATGTACCATcgaaaacaaaatcaattaaataGATTGATATGAGGAAAACAACTAAAAAATAGAAATTACCTCTGCTTGTACATTTGTAGTCCATCAacatctttaatttgaaattgtttatcatcttcaGGAACAGTGGTCGTCAGTACATCGGTATAATTCTTAAACATTTCCCTGAAATTAAATGACAAcagatttcattttaaaaaatacctACCATTTTTATCATCAAagttataaatgtataaatgagtATAATAATACGTGATGTcagtttcaaagaaaaaaaatatttgtaggtAAACTATTGTACCCTTTTGACGAAACCGTTAATGCATGATAATAGTTAAAACAAATCCTTTTTGCAAGTCGTAGCCCCTGTTTGTGAAACACAGAATTCGTATTTTGGTCCACACCTTGTCAACTGTCGATAACAAAGAGgttaatgtggtcatttttataaatttcctgtttacaattctttgaatgtttcgaaaaactcatgattttcttatcccaggcaaagattgccttagtcgtatttggcacatctttttggaattttggatcctcaatgctcttcaactttgtacttgtttggctttataaatattttgatattagcgtc
This genomic interval carries:
- the LOC143056497 gene encoding aplysianin-A-like, with the protein product MYMNYNMYNMSAWITVFIIGFIFVVMIEAKYKRRPYKSRSCDDVAIIGAGIAGTYAGWRLRKLNKQITVYEYSNRVGGRCYTMKFPDIPDINVELGAMRFTASSHKLLSDTIRELGLPVQKFVLGGGASGDTTVHVRGTHLRYKDLGGTSTPYNLLPNEQKPVSQLKWEMFKNYTDVLTTTVPEDDKQFQIKDVDGLQMYKQSINSLYHKFLSPEAQSYIRDTSSFLDLGVSASAEVLTSPPSQEEDEVSTVTTGFGSIPEKLLETFLRASRKHDTRLNHHLKAIKKMRNGNYNLYFEPTITINGRTSIIKIKPLMKKCAKKVILAVNRLSLESLNWKGLHQPHIREYITKAVKDVSAGKFFLAYNFPWWRKSPVYSNYAISDTPLKQTYDFGTSRANPTQSILLPMYNDGNIPYWNELIEREHGNIDNSDAVFSVGKEIVKVTQKYLSSIYRLPLTDIPPPINGIISYWQNYPYGGAWQLWMPGYIWPEVERQMTKPSKKDDVFIAVNAFSSRSLSYDSNSALQVVELVMPYFGLKSKE